Proteins encoded by one window of Cylindrospermum stagnale PCC 7417:
- a CDS encoding DUF29 family protein: MTQELIDLRTSIQQGRYTDALAIVDELEGMSKQAILRNIEAYLKFLLIHLIKNKVEQRLTSSWASSIRNSIREIKKLNLKEDKKSYYVNQDEWVNLIEEEVIEDAIADASDEVMNGAYSQFQLADLIDRTQLIYLTLKFVSLTYSYSAKELPSVVAEFLTQLPGGEDCKAGKR, translated from the coding sequence ATGACACAAGAATTAATAGACCTTAGAACTTCTATTCAACAGGGAAGATACACAGATGCTTTGGCAATTGTTGATGAATTAGAGGGAATGAGTAAACAAGCTATTTTGCGGAATATCGAAGCTTATTTAAAGTTTCTGCTAATTCACTTGATTAAAAATAAAGTTGAGCAAAGGTTAACAAGTTCTTGGGCGTCTTCTATTCGCAATTCTATTCGAGAAATCAAAAAGCTAAATCTTAAAGAGGATAAAAAATCATATTATGTCAATCAAGATGAATGGGTGAATTTGATTGAGGAGGAAGTGATTGAGGATGCAATTGCTGATGCGAGCGATGAAGTCATGAATGGTGCATACAGTCAATTTCAACTTGCTGATCTCATAGATAGAACACAGTTAATTTATCTTACTTTAAAGTTTGTGTCGCTAACTTATTCCTATTCAGCGAAGGAATTACCCTCGGTTGTTGCTGAATTTTTAACTCAGCTACCGGGTGGTGAAGATTGCAAAGCAGGTAAGCGGTGA
- a CDS encoding EutP/PduV family microcompartment system protein, whose protein sequence is MQRISVVGTSGTGKTTLAKQISQSLAIPHVELDYLHWEPNWVEAPNDVMRERVSQALSGSSWVVDGNYSQVRDIVWGQADTIIWLDYSFTVVMSRVIRRTWHRVVTQQEVCNGNRETWKTTFSKDSIILWALTSFPRNRRQFPPLFAQPEYSHLRIVHLESPKAAQNWLSSL, encoded by the coding sequence ATGCAGCGTATTTCTGTAGTTGGAACAAGTGGTACGGGTAAAACGACTTTGGCGAAGCAAATTTCTCAAAGTCTTGCCATTCCCCATGTCGAATTAGATTATCTGCACTGGGAACCTAATTGGGTGGAAGCGCCAAATGATGTGATGCGCGAGAGGGTTTCTCAGGCGCTTTCAGGTAGTAGTTGGGTAGTAGATGGTAATTACAGCCAGGTACGGGATATCGTTTGGGGGCAGGCTGATACTATTATTTGGTTAGATTATTCTTTTACAGTCGTTATGAGCCGCGTAATTCGGCGGACATGGCATCGGGTAGTAACACAACAAGAAGTCTGCAATGGTAATCGGGAAACCTGGAAAACCACCTTTAGCAAAGATTCAATAATTTTGTGGGCGCTGACAAGTTTTCCAAGAAATCGCCGACAATTTCCACCATTATTTGCACAACCAGAATACAGCCATTTGAGAATTGTACATTTAGAGTCGCCAAAAGCAGCACAAAATTGGCTATCCAGTCTTTAA
- the argJ gene encoding bifunctional ornithine acetyltransferase/N-acetylglutamate synthase, whose amino-acid sequence MGDWQEITGGVTAARGYKAAGITAGLKPSGLPDLALILSDVDAIAAGVFTTSQVKAACVDFCRQRLQAKHSIRAILCNAGQANAATGNQGVRDAEESAELLAKELGISTDAILLASTGVIGQRIKMDALSSGIPKLVAALSETGSSAASGAIITTDLVTKSIALETTIGDRPVRIGGIAKGSGMIHPNMATMLAFVTCDAAVSPTLWQQMLTRAADRSFNSITVDGDTSTNDSLIALANGQSRTPAIIEMGAEAEKLEAMLTAVCQHLAKAIARDGEGATCLIEVQVTGAHDEISARQIAKTIAGSSLVKSAIFGRDPNWGRIAAAAGRAGIPFEEANLQIKLGDFLMLENGQPLPFDRAAASAYLKQAATGAYLKDDTVLISVSVGNGHGTGKAWGCDLSYDYVKINAEYTT is encoded by the coding sequence ATGGGAGACTGGCAGGAAATTACTGGTGGCGTTACAGCGGCTAGAGGGTATAAAGCGGCAGGAATTACCGCTGGACTGAAACCTTCAGGATTGCCCGATTTAGCTTTAATATTGTCAGATGTGGATGCGATCGCTGCTGGTGTATTCACCACTAGCCAAGTTAAAGCCGCCTGTGTGGACTTTTGTCGTCAACGCTTGCAAGCCAAACATAGCATCAGGGCTATACTCTGCAACGCTGGACAAGCAAACGCCGCTACAGGTAATCAAGGTGTGCGTGATGCTGAAGAAAGTGCCGAGTTATTAGCGAAAGAGTTGGGTATTTCTACCGATGCGATTCTACTGGCTTCTACTGGCGTCATCGGTCAACGAATTAAAATGGATGCTTTGAGTAGTGGCATTCCCAAACTGGTAGCAGCACTTTCAGAAACAGGCTCAAGTGCCGCATCTGGGGCGATTATCACCACAGATTTGGTAACAAAATCTATTGCCTTAGAAACAACTATAGGCGATCGCCCCGTGCGAATTGGTGGTATTGCCAAAGGTTCAGGAATGATTCATCCCAACATGGCAACCATGCTGGCTTTTGTCACCTGTGATGCTGCTGTTTCCCCCACCCTTTGGCAGCAAATGTTAACCAGGGCGGCTGATAGAAGCTTTAATTCGATCACCGTTGATGGTGATACCAGCACCAACGACAGCTTAATTGCCCTGGCAAATGGTCAATCTCGCACCCCAGCTATTATTGAGATGGGTGCAGAAGCTGAAAAATTAGAGGCGATGTTAACAGCAGTATGCCAGCATTTAGCAAAAGCGATCGCCCGTGATGGTGAAGGTGCAACTTGTCTGATTGAAGTGCAAGTCACAGGGGCCCACGATGAAATATCAGCCCGCCAAATCGCCAAAACCATTGCCGGCTCATCCTTAGTTAAGTCTGCAATCTTTGGCCGTGATCCCAACTGGGGACGCATCGCCGCCGCTGCTGGACGTGCAGGTATACCCTTTGAAGAAGCAAATCTGCAAATCAAGCTAGGAGATTTTTTAATGTTGGAAAATGGTCAACCTTTACCTTTTGACCGTGCCGCAGCAAGTGCATATTTGAAACAGGCGGCGACGGGTGCTTATCTCAAAGATGATACTGTGTTAATTTCCGTCAGCGTGGGTAATGGTCATGGCACGGGTAAAGCTTGGGGTTGTGATTTAAGTTACGACTATGTGAAAATTAACGCAGAGTACACGACTTAA
- the hemH gene encoding ferrochelatase translates to MGRVGVLLLNLGGPDKLEDVGPFLYNLFSDPEIIRLPFRWMQKPLAWFIATRRKKTSQANYKHIGGGSPLRRITEEQGEALKAQLGAMGKEANIYVGMRYWHPYTEEAIALLTQDNIESLVILPLYPQFSISTSGSSFRLLDRLWQENPKLQPLEYTVIPSWYKEPGYLQAMAELIIQQLNQYPNPDEVHIFFSAHGVPKSYVEEAGDPYQQEIEECTALIMQTLNRPNPHTLAYQSRVGPVEWLQPYTEDALKALGAQGVKDLVVVPISFVSEHIETLQEIDIEYREIAEEAGIHNFRRAAAPNTHPVFIKALADLVIDSLERPSLKLSQVTQMKKRVKMYPQEQWEWGLTTSAEVWNGRIAMLGFIALIIELVTGQGLLHMIGLLQ, encoded by the coding sequence ATGGGTCGTGTAGGCGTATTATTACTCAATCTCGGAGGCCCTGATAAGTTAGAAGACGTCGGGCCGTTTCTGTATAACCTATTTTCTGATCCAGAAATTATCCGCCTCCCCTTTCGCTGGATGCAAAAGCCCCTAGCTTGGTTTATTGCTACGCGACGAAAGAAAACATCTCAGGCAAACTATAAGCATATTGGTGGCGGTTCACCACTGCGACGCATCACTGAAGAGCAAGGGGAAGCCCTGAAAGCACAACTGGGTGCTATGGGTAAAGAAGCCAATATTTATGTTGGTATGCGTTATTGGCATCCTTACACAGAAGAAGCGATCGCACTTCTCACCCAAGACAATATCGAAAGCCTGGTCATACTGCCACTGTATCCCCAGTTCTCCATCAGCACTAGTGGTTCCAGTTTCCGGCTTTTAGATCGGCTTTGGCAAGAAAACCCCAAACTTCAGCCCCTTGAATACACCGTCATTCCCTCCTGGTACAAAGAACCAGGCTACCTCCAGGCAATGGCGGAACTAATCATCCAACAACTCAATCAATATCCCAACCCTGATGAGGTGCATATCTTCTTTAGCGCTCATGGTGTTCCCAAAAGCTATGTTGAAGAAGCCGGCGACCCCTATCAGCAAGAAATTGAGGAATGTACTGCCCTAATCATGCAAACCCTCAATCGCCCCAATCCCCACACATTAGCCTATCAAAGTCGCGTTGGCCCAGTAGAATGGCTACAACCCTACACAGAGGATGCGCTCAAAGCACTAGGGGCACAAGGGGTAAAGGATTTGGTTGTCGTACCGATTAGTTTTGTTTCTGAACACATCGAGACACTACAAGAAATCGATATTGAGTATCGAGAAATAGCCGAAGAAGCAGGAATTCACAACTTCCGTCGCGCAGCCGCTCCCAACACCCATCCGGTATTTATTAAAGCACTGGCAGACTTGGTGATTGATTCCCTAGAAAGACCCAGCCTGAAGCTTTCACAAGTTACTCAGATGAAAAAAAGGGTCAAAATGTACCCCCAAGAGCAATGGGAGTGGGGTTTGACTACTAGCGCCGAAGTATGGAATGGTCGGATTGCGATGCTAGGCTTTATCGCCTTAATCATCGAGTTAGTTACCGGTCAAGGTTTACTGCACATGATTGGACTGTTGCAATAA
- a CDS encoding histidine phosphatase family protein gives MVKTNNYANASVAQKDDYPGCAYFVRHGESTSNERNIFAGVLDVDLTAFGRLQARRAGIDIKKKGIKFDAVYVSHMRRARQTCEIALAESEALKSPDITVEIDHRISEKSFGIFAGRNLNLLRLALGYEGFEEMLHSHNEAPPAGEKISQVYGRAASFYEERVVPHLKRGETVLVVCHQYVLEPLALYLSDLPPTAYKHLKLPNGKALSGEELVKFRDKESGGAASLRKEINDLSIMWAILLYAAAFLLGCLVRTISASSVGIPSELFRGLIVACLAASTFYTYLDIDFAASKRKVTSTVKYIVYAWMLARWAVGLLLIFSGILYQGPGDLYKVMWVLFWMVPPALTSPVLSVLWGGNLYPSAILSRTLSIIAPVALIVTFGLAKQLPINSSSLIFFGVILIFGLAIPGALAQFWRDKSPVESNHHSKNWKFIGVLAVALMALATGFQFTPSTFLSDLFFSTDANRSLACLQQLAVATLVFVLIRVFAVLTSVVTKGKLNKAEARDAYILLVNPNFFLWAALFLGVSATANPEAVKYAIFWAALGFFCIPLVEQILFMNSFGNELLRETLRSSRMATEDVRKLFHQLDTDASNALNRDEIMELLGQIEDLTTGERSSEDVRSYVTNYLFATLDTDKNGTVDLAELEDYVSTYGLVANLNVVSAAASQVAT, from the coding sequence GTGGTAAAAACTAATAATTATGCCAACGCCTCTGTTGCTCAAAAGGATGATTATCCAGGATGTGCATACTTTGTTCGGCATGGTGAAAGCACCAGCAACGAACGCAACATTTTTGCAGGAGTACTGGATGTTGACTTGACCGCATTTGGTAGATTACAGGCACGCCGTGCAGGTATTGATATCAAGAAAAAAGGTATCAAGTTTGACGCAGTATATGTCTCTCACATGAGACGTGCGCGGCAAACTTGTGAAATTGCCCTTGCTGAAAGTGAGGCATTGAAGTCACCCGATATTACTGTTGAAATCGACCATCGGATTAGCGAGAAATCCTTTGGAATTTTTGCCGGTCGTAACCTAAATCTGCTTCGTCTTGCCCTTGGCTACGAAGGCTTCGAGGAAATGTTACATTCCCATAACGAAGCACCCCCCGCTGGGGAGAAGATTTCACAAGTTTACGGACGCGCTGCTTCTTTCTATGAGGAGCGGGTTGTGCCGCACTTAAAACGGGGTGAAACTGTTCTGGTAGTGTGCCACCAATATGTATTGGAGCCTTTAGCACTTTATTTAAGTGATTTACCACCAACTGCGTATAAACATTTAAAACTCCCTAACGGTAAAGCTCTTAGTGGAGAGGAGTTAGTCAAGTTTCGTGATAAGGAATCGGGTGGTGCCGCTTCCCTGCGGAAAGAGATCAACGATCTTTCTATTATGTGGGCAATTTTGCTCTATGCTGCTGCTTTCTTATTGGGATGCTTGGTCAGGACAATAAGTGCTTCCTCAGTAGGAATTCCGTCTGAGCTATTTCGAGGGCTAATCGTTGCTTGTCTTGCGGCTTCAACGTTTTATACTTATCTGGATATTGACTTTGCAGCGAGTAAACGCAAAGTAACTTCAACTGTTAAGTATATAGTCTACGCCTGGATGTTGGCCAGATGGGCAGTTGGGCTACTTTTAATATTCTCTGGAATTTTGTATCAAGGTCCCGGCGATTTGTATAAAGTTATGTGGGTGCTTTTTTGGATGGTTCCACCCGCTCTTACTTCCCCTGTTTTATCGGTACTCTGGGGCGGTAATCTTTATCCTTCCGCTATCTTATCAAGGACGTTATCGATTATCGCACCAGTTGCACTAATTGTGACATTTGGCTTGGCAAAACAATTACCAATTAACAGTTCAAGCCTGATATTTTTCGGTGTGATTCTTATTTTTGGTTTGGCAATACCGGGAGCTTTAGCCCAATTTTGGCGTGACAAATCTCCTGTTGAATCAAACCACCACAGTAAGAACTGGAAATTTATTGGAGTGCTTGCTGTTGCCTTAATGGCTTTGGCAACAGGGTTTCAGTTTACTCCATCAACATTCCTCAGCGATTTATTTTTCTCAACGGATGCGAACCGCTCCCTAGCTTGTCTGCAACAACTGGCAGTGGCAACGTTAGTCTTTGTTTTAATTCGCGTCTTTGCGGTATTAACTTCAGTGGTTACAAAAGGCAAGCTGAATAAGGCAGAAGCTAGAGATGCTTATATCCTGCTTGTTAATCCCAACTTTTTCCTTTGGGCTGCTCTTTTCCTCGGAGTTAGTGCAACTGCAAATCCCGAAGCTGTAAAATATGCAATTTTTTGGGCAGCACTGGGATTCTTCTGCATCCCCCTTGTCGAGCAGATATTGTTTATGAATTCATTTGGTAATGAATTATTGAGAGAAACACTGCGCTCTTCGAGAATGGCAACAGAAGATGTGAGAAAACTTTTCCACCAATTGGATACAGATGCAAGCAATGCACTCAATAGAGACGAGATTATGGAGCTTTTAGGTCAAATAGAAGATCTGACAACAGGCGAACGTAGTTCTGAAGATGTCAGGAGCTACGTAACTAATTATCTTTTTGCCACTCTTGACACTGATAAAAATGGCACAGTTGATTTAGCAGAATTAGAAGACTATGTATCAACCTACGGGTTAGTTGCTAACCTAAACGTTGTCTCTGCTGCTGCATCCCAGGTAGCAACATAA
- a CDS encoding class I SAM-dependent methyltransferase — protein sequence MATILRDWSYRYQWLYDGISRLAALAVGGEGRFRQIALQGLTIHSDTQILDVCCGSGQATQVLVKYSQNVTGLDASPLSLRRAQQNVPSATYVEAFAEDMPMADNLFDVVHTSAALHEMQPAQLRKIINEVYRVLKPGGVFTLVDFHAPTNPIFWPGVSLFLLLFETETAWELLKTDLPGLLREIGFEVDEPTLYAGGSLQVIQARK from the coding sequence ATGGCAACAATTTTAAGGGATTGGAGTTACCGCTATCAGTGGCTATATGATGGAATATCGCGGTTAGCTGCCCTAGCTGTAGGCGGTGAGGGGCGTTTTCGCCAAATAGCTTTGCAAGGCTTAACAATTCACTCAGATACTCAGATATTAGATGTATGTTGTGGTAGTGGTCAAGCAACACAAGTTTTGGTGAAATATTCACAAAATGTAACAGGACTGGATGCCTCACCCTTGTCTCTGCGACGGGCGCAGCAAAATGTCCCTAGTGCTACTTATGTGGAAGCTTTTGCTGAAGATATGCCAATGGCTGATAATCTGTTTGATGTGGTGCATACCAGCGCGGCTTTACACGAAATGCAGCCGGCGCAATTGCGAAAAATCATTAATGAAGTTTATCGCGTGTTGAAGCCGGGTGGAGTGTTTACACTTGTGGATTTTCACGCTCCCACAAATCCGATATTTTGGCCTGGAGTGTCACTGTTTTTACTGTTGTTTGAAACGGAAACAGCTTGGGAATTGTTGAAAACTGATTTACCTGGCTTGTTAAGAGAGATTGGTTTTGAGGTGGATGAGCCAACTTTGTACGCAGGTGGAAGTTTGCAGGTGATACAGGCGCGGAAGTAG
- a CDS encoding DUF4126 domain-containing protein, whose product MIEILATLSASAAAGMRIGTPLLIIGLLQGSNLWSEVPLLSHISPHILLWSLTSWSVFELFASKRVLGQRLLQVVQLFLSPLVGAIMGLAVASATSTPNWLIAFIGGLLALVLQLVQIGWFYRLRGLPLWAVFLQDTLCIALVLFAFDAPWQGGLIALILLWFAVRSAKQWYVWYHRGRRKN is encoded by the coding sequence ATGATTGAAATCCTCGCCACACTGTCTGCTTCTGCGGCCGCAGGAATGAGAATAGGTACGCCCTTGCTAATCATTGGACTGTTGCAGGGCAGTAACCTCTGGTCAGAAGTGCCGCTATTATCTCACATTTCGCCCCATATCTTGCTATGGTCACTCACCAGTTGGTCGGTATTTGAACTATTCGCTTCCAAAAGGGTACTAGGGCAAAGACTGCTACAAGTAGTTCAGTTATTTTTGTCACCTCTTGTTGGGGCGATCATGGGGTTAGCAGTAGCGTCAGCAACCTCAACACCGAACTGGCTAATTGCTTTTATTGGCGGTTTGTTAGCCTTAGTACTCCAGCTAGTGCAGATTGGTTGGTTCTATCGTTTGCGTGGCTTACCGTTGTGGGCAGTTTTTCTGCAAGATACCTTGTGCATAGCTTTGGTACTTTTTGCCTTTGATGCTCCCTGGCAAGGAGGATTAATTGCTTTAATCCTCCTCTGGTTTGCAGTTCGCAGTGCCAAGCAGTGGTATGTCTGGTATCACAGAGGCAGAAGGAAAAATTAA
- a CDS encoding SUMF1/EgtB/PvdO family nonheme iron enzyme: MAKGISEKLPLWLNAALLSLSLPLLLNSSVRAQQCTQVGIYTQIQQFKNVKALTSASDAVVKCGEDAVPSLAEALSNSDAAIRTHAASALGKMGWSAQDAVSDLVETLGDGDEAVRSSSVRALIDIGRSAQQRANRISELDLQQIAKLEILKQQIEKALTRLDAKPQAWANLKLQQQELRLTRNALQTKLNQLQDRIIYRGIQWVIKNPGIFALLAGAGYLGIFAIRPLWLLSLDKILPQTYKIPGIGLEVPLQKLLIFKHSPKVLDAWVEKYFESVKIEFLDKDIVKRDRTTHLPQPVFFNNQTLFPDQVNDENPTAEHTKLQNALKAQMLREQQFCVLIQGEGGAGKTSLACQIANWGMEGKLSKHRMLPILIDRELQENENFLEMIRKQLQDLTNTENEEISPEYLKNLLRQRRVLVIVDHFSEMEKSTCNKILAALTENPIINALVFTSRLEGELRGLTKCILQPMRVEGERISEFLGEYLKLYKCRNLFDDEEFYNACSRLNRMVGQRNITIMLAKLYADQMIAAKQGNTELPENIPELMLSYLNKLHPQADAAKQLAVHREVEIIAWKCLENTYRPAPILRKTAETALVEIDPNETNTRLNYLQATLNLLQKVEPDKVRINLDPLAEYLAGLYLVQQHQDNAETWEKLLKDIGEKTENLKEIKGFLLALWDCCEFKKKELNIPDSVIEQLLKKANLDPEEIKKAQRKERIKNLIKELSAPEPEYRTRAVNDLRTMGKDATPAIPRLRKLLENNSEVFKIRREAAIALKQLGEEIPMLIAEIKNGLESIQLVEHPPTENIDLGNEVILEMVEIPGGSFLMGAPPEEKGSNDRENDREQPQHKVTVAPFLMGKYPVTQAQWQAVVALPQVERALNPDISQFKGAERPVESVSWYDAVEFCARLSQHTGREFRLPSEAEWEYGCRAGTTTPFHFGETISTNLANHLGETPYRETTPVGMFQVANAFGLCEMHGLVLELCADSWHENYEGAPSDGSVWIDKNDKPNGCGLVRGGSWFTNRWYCRSAVRNSYLYNIGNNDNGFRVACSAARTS; encoded by the coding sequence ATGGCTAAGGGCATCTCAGAGAAACTTCCCCTATGGCTTAACGCTGCGCTCCTCAGTTTATCGTTACCTTTATTACTTAACAGTAGCGTCCGGGCGCAGCAATGTACTCAGGTGGGTATTTACACCCAAATTCAGCAATTCAAAAATGTAAAAGCGCTCACATCTGCGAGTGATGCTGTAGTGAAATGCGGGGAAGACGCGGTTCCATCCTTAGCAGAAGCACTGAGTAATAGTGATGCAGCTATCCGCACTCATGCCGCTTCTGCCTTGGGTAAAATGGGTTGGTCGGCACAGGATGCTGTTTCTGACTTGGTGGAAACACTGGGGGATGGAGATGAAGCAGTTCGTAGCAGTTCCGTTCGGGCCTTAATTGATATTGGCAGGTCGGCTCAACAGCGAGCTAATAGAATATCTGAGTTAGACTTACAGCAAATTGCTAAATTAGAAATTCTCAAGCAACAAATAGAGAAAGCCCTAACTCGTCTCGATGCCAAACCGCAAGCATGGGCAAATCTAAAACTACAACAGCAAGAACTCCGCTTAACCAGAAACGCCCTGCAAACCAAGTTAAATCAATTGCAGGACAGAATAATTTATCGTGGCATTCAGTGGGTAATTAAAAATCCGGGGATATTTGCGTTACTAGCAGGGGCGGGTTATTTGGGTATATTTGCCATCCGTCCACTGTGGTTACTTAGCCTAGATAAAATATTGCCCCAGACATACAAGATACCTGGAATTGGCTTAGAAGTACCGCTTCAGAAGTTATTAATTTTCAAGCACAGCCCCAAGGTATTGGATGCGTGGGTAGAAAAGTATTTTGAGTCAGTGAAGATAGAATTTCTGGATAAAGACATTGTAAAACGCGATCGCACAACCCACCTTCCCCAACCTGTTTTTTTCAACAACCAAACCCTGTTTCCTGACCAGGTTAACGACGAGAACCCGACAGCAGAACACACAAAACTCCAAAATGCGCTCAAAGCACAAATGCTGAGAGAACAACAATTTTGTGTACTAATTCAGGGAGAAGGTGGTGCAGGTAAAACCAGCCTTGCTTGTCAAATTGCTAATTGGGGGATGGAAGGTAAGCTTAGTAAGCATCGGATGTTACCTATACTCATTGACCGCGAGTTGCAAGAAAATGAAAACTTCCTAGAAATGATTCGCAAGCAACTGCAAGACTTGACAAATACAGAAAATGAAGAAATCAGCCCCGAATATCTCAAGAACCTATTGCGACAGCGACGAGTCTTAGTAATTGTTGACCACTTTTCCGAGATGGAAAAGTCAACCTGTAATAAAATCCTTGCTGCATTAACCGAAAATCCCATCATTAATGCCCTAGTTTTCACATCACGACTAGAAGGAGAACTTCGAGGTTTGACTAAATGCATCCTCCAACCAATGAGGGTTGAAGGAGAACGAATATCAGAATTTCTCGGTGAATATCTCAAGTTGTATAAATGCCGTAACCTATTTGATGACGAAGAATTTTATAACGCTTGTTCTCGTCTCAACCGCATGGTAGGGCAGCGCAACATCACAATTATGTTAGCAAAACTCTATGCTGACCAGATGATTGCCGCCAAACAGGGAAATACAGAACTTCCAGAAAATATCCCAGAATTAATGCTGAGTTACTTGAATAAGCTTCACCCCCAAGCTGATGCAGCCAAACAGTTAGCAGTCCATCGAGAAGTAGAAATCATTGCTTGGAAGTGCTTAGAAAATACCTACCGTCCTGCACCAATTCTCAGGAAAACTGCCGAAACAGCCCTCGTTGAAATTGACCCCAATGAAACCAACACCCGTTTGAACTACTTACAAGCCACTTTGAACCTATTACAAAAAGTAGAACCAGACAAGGTGCGGATTAATTTAGACCCCTTAGCAGAGTATTTGGCTGGGTTGTATCTAGTTCAACAACATCAAGATAATGCCGAAACTTGGGAAAAACTCTTAAAAGATATTGGTGAAAAAACAGAAAATCTGAAAGAGATTAAAGGCTTTTTGTTAGCACTATGGGACTGCTGTGAATTTAAGAAAAAAGAACTCAATATCCCAGATTCTGTAATTGAGCAATTGCTGAAGAAGGCAAATCTAGACCCAGAGGAGATTAAAAAAGCACAACGCAAAGAGCGGATTAAGAACTTGATTAAAGAACTTTCCGCACCAGAGCCAGAATATCGCACCCGTGCTGTGAATGATTTGAGAACAATGGGCAAAGATGCTACCCCAGCTATTCCTCGTCTGCGTAAACTTTTAGAAAATAACAGCGAAGTATTTAAAATTCGCAGAGAAGCAGCTATAGCACTAAAGCAGTTAGGGGAAGAAATTCCCATGCTGATTGCAGAAATCAAGAATGGTTTGGAGTCAATTCAGTTAGTAGAACATCCGCCCACAGAGAACATAGACTTAGGTAATGAGGTGATATTGGAAATGGTGGAAATTCCCGGTGGTTCGTTTTTGATGGGCGCACCCCCAGAAGAAAAAGGGTCAAACGATAGAGAAAACGATAGAGAACAACCTCAACATAAAGTAACTGTTGCCCCATTCCTAATGGGTAAGTATCCAGTAACTCAGGCGCAATGGCAAGCAGTTGTAGCCTTACCCCAGGTAGAACGTGCGCTTAACCCTGATATTTCTCAATTCAAAGGTGCTGAACGTCCTGTAGAGAGTGTCTCCTGGTACGATGCTGTGGAATTTTGTGCGCGTCTTTCCCAGCATACAGGGCGAGAATTTCGACTACCGAGTGAAGCAGAGTGGGAATATGGCTGTCGAGCAGGAACAACCACCCCTTTTCACTTTGGGGAGACTATTTCAACCAATTTGGCAAATCATCTCGGTGAAACACCTTATCGTGAAACAACACCAGTCGGGATGTTTCAGGTAGCTAATGCTTTTGGTTTGTGTGAAATGCATGGGTTAGTTTTGGAGTTGTGTGCAGACTCTTGGCATGAAAATTATGAGGGAGCGCCGTCAGATGGAAGTGTTTGGATAGATAAAAATGATAAACCTAATGGCTGTGGCTTGGTGCGCGGTGGTTCTTGGTTCACCAATCGTTGGTATTGCCGTTCGGCGGTACGCAACAGCTACTTATATAATATCGGCAACAACGACAATGGTTTTCGGGTTGCGTGTTCTGCTGCGAGAACTTCTTAG